Proteins from a genomic interval of Candidatus Neomarinimicrobiota bacterium:
- a CDS encoding sulfatase, translating into MAKHERPNILWYCSDQQRYDTIHALGNPHIHTPNLDALCEEGVAFTRAYAQSPICTPSRATFLTGRYPNTHHVLRNNSDYFPSNEVLVTKLLAGAGYDCALSGKLHLSRANKGNLERRPEDGYRKFFWSNHPNPDYPYGHDYAIWLKEEKGVDPVELYGSLSGQVGPGVPTEYHQTTWCSEMAIRFITEERDGPWLMSVNPFDPHPPFDPPQEYLDRYDPQTLPYPLFRESDIERQKAFGNIDQHTIEAINPLTSSGKDNITGSVERGDMGRIPPSAYDARLAKACYYAMIELIDDQFKRIVDTIEEMGQKENTLIIYMSDHGELLGDHGLIYKGCRFSEGSVRVPLIISWPARILKGVRSDALVELVDLAPTLLEAVSLEVPYYMQGKSLLSLLTGQADLGHHKDHVISEFNDSLNLPNHSHGTMYFDGRYKLTVYVGEAIGELYDLESDPGEFVNLWDDPAYSSLKSELMVRHFKAYLATSSAGILRSNETWPGAGHAPKSPSVYD; encoded by the coding sequence ATGGCGAAGCACGAACGACCAAACATTCTGTGGTATTGCTCCGACCAGCAGCGGTATGACACGATTCACGCATTGGGCAACCCTCATATCCATACCCCGAATCTTGACGCGCTTTGCGAAGAGGGGGTGGCTTTTACCCGCGCCTATGCCCAGAGCCCGATCTGCACGCCCAGCCGGGCCACGTTTCTGACGGGTCGCTACCCGAATACTCATCACGTCCTTCGCAACAACAGCGATTACTTTCCTTCCAACGAAGTGTTGGTCACCAAACTGCTGGCGGGCGCAGGCTACGACTGCGCGCTGTCAGGCAAGCTCCACCTTTCGAGGGCAAATAAGGGTAACCTGGAGCGGCGGCCCGAGGACGGATACCGCAAGTTCTTCTGGAGTAATCATCCCAACCCTGATTATCCCTATGGGCACGATTACGCCATCTGGCTGAAAGAGGAAAAGGGGGTAGACCCCGTAGAATTGTACGGTTCGCTCTCCGGCCAGGTTGGGCCGGGTGTGCCGACGGAATACCACCAGACCACGTGGTGTTCTGAAATGGCTATCCGGTTCATCACTGAAGAACGGGACGGCCCGTGGCTGATGAGCGTCAATCCCTTCGATCCCCATCCGCCCTTTGATCCGCCCCAGGAATACCTGGACCGTTACGATCCACAAACCCTGCCCTATCCGCTATTCCGCGAGTCGGACATTGAACGTCAGAAAGCCTTCGGCAACATCGACCAACATACGATCGAGGCGATAAATCCCCTGACCTCTTCCGGCAAAGACAATATCACCGGATCTGTCGAGAGAGGTGACATGGGAAGAATCCCGCCAAGCGCGTACGATGCTCGATTGGCTAAGGCCTGTTATTATGCCATGATTGAGCTGATTGATGACCAGTTCAAGCGCATCGTGGACACGATAGAGGAAATGGGGCAGAAAGAGAACACGCTGATTATCTACATGAGCGACCACGGTGAGTTGCTGGGGGATCATGGCCTGATCTACAAGGGCTGCCGGTTTTCCGAGGGCTCGGTGCGCGTACCTTTGATCATTTCCTGGCCGGCAAGGATCTTGAAGGGGGTGAGAAGCGACGCGTTGGTTGAGTTGGTAGACTTGGCTCCGACCCTGTTGGAAGCAGTCAGCCTGGAGGTTCCGTATTACATGCAGGGCAAATCGCTTCTATCGCTTTTGACCGGGCAGGCGGACCTGGGCCATCATAAGGACCACGTGATTTCCGAGTTCAACGACAGCCTTAACTTGCCTAACCACAGTCATGGAACCATGTACTTCGACGGAAGGTACAAGCTAACTGTCTACGTGGGAGAGGCCATCGGCGAACTATACGACCTCGAATCGGATCCGGGGGAGTTCGTCAACCTGTGGGACGACCCAGCATACTCTTCCCTGAAATCGGAACTGATGGTGCGCCATTTTAAAGCCTATCTGGCAACCAGCAGCGCTGGAATCCTGCGCAGCAATGAAACCTGGCCAGGAGCTGGACACGCCCCAAAGAGCCCGTCTGTCTACGACTGA
- a CDS encoding LamG-like jellyroll fold domain-containing protein, which produces MPDPFSSLFFLYGLELTGYQRSNSQVKLTQWTHIAVIYDGAEIKFYINGEKDENVIRASGKIKSTTNPIHFGGDRSG; this is translated from the coding sequence ATGCCTGACCCCTTTTCTTCTCTTTTCTTCTTGTATGGCCTAGAACTGACGGGATATCAACGCTCGAACAGTCAAGTTAAGCTCACCCAATGGACTCACATTGCCGTAATCTACGATGGTGCGGAAATCAAGTTCTACATCAATGGGGAGAAGGATGAAAACGTGATAAGGGCATCGGGTAAGATTAAGAGCACTACGAATCCCATTCATTTCGGTGGCGATCGGTCTGGGTGA